The Glycine soja cultivar W05 chromosome 9, ASM419377v2, whole genome shotgun sequence sequence ttattttatctctaaattaaataaatactaatagctttttgaaaaatatcagtagttaaacattattttatattataatttaaattatacattacaaatataaagtataatttatatattcaaaaatacttatttattagtatgaattttatttataatattatttagactaaaatttatacttttatatatgtttattaatttgaatattacttatattagaataatatttattatgtaaatttcaGGTTTCATTTGAGGTGGTCgcaagtttgttgattttttattttcaaatccaattttaaaaataaaactcataaCTCGATTTTAAAACACTTTTGCATTCACTttctgaataaataaaaagaataatgatgaatttggattttaatttttaaaaaaatatctatttattatCTTCAATTATAGTAATTCATAATATCGTTGTTGTTACCACAATTATTATCGTTATCACCACAACTATCACTAATATCACAATTACTATTATGGTCGTTGTTATCACTCTTATCAATGTTGtcactattattattatcatcactaACATTGTTATTACTTTCACATGCACCATCATTATCATCGTCATTAACATTGTCATCATTACCATTGTTCTTATCATTGCTACTAATATTATCACCATCAACACTACTACTAACACTACTAGTGTCAACACCGTTATCGTCATCACTATTACTACCATTACCATCATCAATGGCACAACTAAcaccatccaaacacactattaaactaattttaataggataaaaaaactaatttattttggaactaaaaattagaaagaaaaaaaaactaatttttatcaatttttaaaatttaaaaatttacaattaaaaaccATCTCGATCAGACATTaaacttttttcaaatttataattttagtctaaACAACATTTTGCACTATTTaaagtaaagaaaaacaaaacaaaacattttgaattgtcttgATCTTTAAACTTTTGTCTTATTAATGTTTTTAGTCCATGCATCAAATATCACCATTAAATGATGACATTAGTTTTAGTATCACTTTagggtaaatagtcactttAACCCCTAAATGTGTAATTTACCAATAAATgcgttcctgaatgataaaaatataaaatttagtcctcGAAAgggtaaaaagtgcgacaaagataaaaaaatacaaaatttagtcctcgaaagtgtaaaaagtgcaacaaatatattcGACCATTAACTTTCATCTGtcactattaataaaatatcttacGTGGCACACATGGACAAATTTGTTACTGAAATGATTATCAATGTGACCATCTCTAATTGTCAATATAGgaacatatttgtcatataatattttcttgactTTTCGTCTTCTCACTCCACTGACAAATTAGTCCATGAAAGACGAGAGGGATGCGTTTGTCAGTGAATTACATATTGAGAGACAAACGTGACTATTTacccattattttattatgctcTATGGTGGtttattggtttattttttagtGATTCAAAATTGCCAAAAATTACTTGAACGAGAggtattaaatgattttttactgTCAGAATTTGTTACACAATAGTGTTTCCCCTTTATCATATAAAGGTGAAGTCCCCTCAAAATGAagaacacaaacacacaaagaaatcatgaaaataaatatgaaacaaaaaacACACCATACATAAGAAAAAAGCCTGAATTTAAACTAACGCACAACAAACACCATACTTAACTAGAAAAACTCCAAAATTTCATATATGAATCACAACTATATCAGCAGTGTTATGGTAGCAAAAATGATGTGAGTTGCAAAAAAATCAGCACATAAACATATCAAGATTGGACATGCAAATTAGAACAAAATCACAACTTGAGATTTGGGTTTTAAAGTAAATATAGGTTTAGAATTAGGGTGGATTTTGTTGACATCTGAATAAACTCATCCACATCACTAAACTCCACCAAATTGAAAGGCACCTATAGCCCCCATCAAGGGTAGACCCAAGATTTCTTTTTTAACGGAGCAACTTAAAATATCATAActtataaaagaataattaaatttcaaaaacatgACATATGtaagaaatttaatatattttcttatgagcaagagaaatatataattgtactgaggatgaaagattgcaaaaatacaagtggtgaggatgtctccttcacctctaggatctcacaatcactcacaaactcatctcaagctttcaAACCAACTCctacttcaagctctggtctttGCAGATCTTCTcatagcaaaatctctcaaaactctctggaacttggacctttctctctctagaaaccctagacatgcaaagctttgaatcccagtccaaactctccctctaaaatctgatttcaggcttaaataggtggccttgtttgtgctcgtgcgcttagcgcacttatggaccgcttagcacacattagtgatttttggcttagcgcgcctttctcACTTAGAGGATGAAATGAAACGGTGTGCTTAGCGAACCTGTatagctcatcttcttccagagtctcccttgcgcttagcggacgctcgctaagctagcagattggcttagcgagaaagtgaaaaacaacacttttcaaagcttgcctaattaacctgaaattgagagaaaatgattattaaacacacaaaatggaagtactaagtatttattacctatacttaacagaaaatacttataacactacaaaataaccataatttggaagagtttgatacaatttacacaagttttatacacaaaagttagtcgttttcaccgactaacaactcccccaaatttacagttttgcttgtcctcaagcaaaaagagaacaactcacttgtcctcaagtgacaatgacatacagtgactatgtacaaaggtgtatgcaacaaaagttactgattgcatgataagagaatggagtaaaatgccctcatcacttgtttttcacaaggtatgcagttatccaaagagaagaataaaatgtaacctgaacaATTAGAtggagttaggcataagacagatatcaaggaaagtagcttaaaccatagtctcacggctactgtttcactcaagcacaagtgtttaagctattcattaataacaactagcaagaggtccaatctttgaatttcatctcatgccataaagtcaaaaatgtataaacagaatcagaagggCTTTcttaggcttgtagtgaggcttggctacaaaaattcattggtttttctaggattcaaaggcttagattctaagagagcacaaatcctagacttatcccaatggtcttTTTCATGCGCTTAGCTTGCTCACtagcttttcactttcatttgcttttgaccttgttacatcaacacactttattcttttattttcttttttttaacatacaacttatgtgttgtgtgtgctgatgctttctctctttctttgcatcccaattagttccactcccccaaatttgggg is a genomic window containing:
- the LOC114368171 gene encoding GATA zinc finger domain-containing protein 13-like produces the protein MVTLIIISVTNLSMCATCAIDDGNGSNSDDDNGVDTSSVSSSVDGDNISSNDKNNGNDDNVNDDDNDGACESNNNVSDDNNNSDNIDKSDNNDHNSNCDISDSCGDNDNNCGNNNDIMNYYN